The following coding sequences lie in one Kamptonema formosum PCC 6407 genomic window:
- a CDS encoding secondary thiamine-phosphate synthase enzyme YjbQ translates to MTHYQQLIRIQTAGKSLCNITSKVEDAVVKSGVKIGLCTLFLRHTSASLVIQENADPDVLRDLANFLAKIVPEGPYYIHDAEGPDDMPAHIRTTLTHTSEQIPISQGRLVLGTWQGIYLWEHRQRGNMREVVVHISGD, encoded by the coding sequence ATGACTCACTATCAACAGTTAATCAGAATTCAAACCGCTGGTAAATCTCTATGTAACATCACTTCCAAGGTAGAAGATGCAGTAGTTAAATCAGGTGTTAAAATAGGACTTTGTACTCTATTTTTGCGTCACACTTCTGCTAGCTTGGTAATCCAAGAAAATGCCGATCCTGATGTGTTGCGAGATTTAGCTAACTTTTTAGCTAAGATTGTGCCAGAAGGGCCTTATTACATTCACGATGCCGAAGGGCCAGACGATATGCCGGCACATATTCGTACTACTTTAACTCATACTTCGGAACAAATTCCGATTTCACAAGGGAGATTGGTATTAGGAACTTGGCAAGGTATTTATTTATGGGAACATCGACAGCGAGGAAATATGCGGGAAGTTGTTGTTCACATTAGCGGTGATTGA